From a region of the Streptococcus ruminantium genome:
- a CDS encoding DUF1836 domain-containing protein, producing MNHSLPYWHELPDLDLYLDQVLMYVNQATKAPYCLEQKALTAAMINNYVKHKQIEKPIKKKYKKHQLAHLIALTILKNVFSIQEISQTLKMLLLSSDSATLYNHFIDCMQDKDSKETPDIIRHACQTVKLYYQTHQLAFELERSFHEE from the coding sequence ATGAATCATTCTTTACCCTATTGGCACGAGCTACCTGACTTAGACTTGTACCTTGATCAGGTTCTCATGTATGTTAATCAAGCAACAAAAGCTCCATATTGTTTGGAGCAAAAAGCTCTAACTGCTGCCATGATAAATAATTATGTCAAACATAAACAGATTGAAAAACCGATTAAGAAAAAATATAAAAAGCATCAATTAGCCCATTTGATAGCCCTAACCATTTTGAAAAATGTGTTTTCCATTCAGGAAATCAGTCAAACCCTTAAAATGCTACTTCTATCTAGCGACTCAGCAACCTTATATAATCATTTTATCGACTGTATGCAAGATAAAGACAGCAAGGAAACTCCCGATATTATCCGTCATGCTTGTCAAACTGTCAAACTCTATTATCAAACACATCAACTTGCCTTTGAACTAGAAAGGAGTTTTCATGAAGAATAG
- a CDS encoding sugar O-acetyltransferase: MLTEREKMLAGQPYTADDSELRQMRMLARQNMQKFNNELDGEKRSELIKSWFGGTGERLYMEPNFCCDYGSNIHVGEDFYANFNCTMLDVCPITIGKNAMIGPNCQFLTPLHPLDPIERNSGLEYGSPITIGDNFWAGGGVIVLPGVTLGDNVVVGAGSVVTKSFGDNIVLAGNPARVIKEIPQK; the protein is encoded by the coding sequence ATGCTCACTGAGAGAGAAAAAATGCTTGCTGGTCAGCCATATACGGCCGATGACTCAGAACTGAGGCAAATGAGGATGCTGGCCCGCCAAAATATGCAAAAATTTAATAATGAATTAGACGGTGAAAAGCGTTCTGAATTGATCAAGTCTTGGTTTGGCGGGACAGGTGAACGTCTCTATATGGAACCGAATTTTTGTTGCGACTACGGAAGTAACATTCATGTTGGAGAGGATTTTTATGCTAATTTTAACTGCACCATGTTGGATGTCTGTCCGATAACAATTGGAAAGAATGCCATGATTGGTCCCAACTGCCAGTTTTTGACGCCCTTACATCCGTTGGATCCCATTGAACGCAATTCTGGTTTGGAATATGGTTCGCCGATTACTATTGGGGATAATTTCTGGGCTGGTGGTGGAGTTATCGTTCTGCCAGGAGTAACCTTGGGTGACAATGTCGTTGTTGGTGCTGGTTCCGTTGTGACCAAGTCTTTTGGTGATAATATCGTTTTAGCGGGCAATCCTGCGCGTGTCATCAAAGAAATACCTCAAAAATAA
- the dprA gene encoding DNA-processing protein DprA, which yields MNNFELFKLKKAGLTNLNINKVLAYREKYGKQLSIRNIAVVSECKNPILFMENYKSLDLKACRQEFNKYPSLSILDDSYPLALKQIYNPPVLLFYQGDLELLDKPKLAVVGTRTASKNGIQSVRKILKELNNRFVIVSGLARGIDTAAHIASLKNGGQTIAVVGAGLDIVYPKENKELQHYIGKNHLLLTEYEPSAKPLKFHFPERNRIIAGLVEGLVVCEAKMRSGSLITCERALEEGREVYAIPGSILDGKSDGCHHLIQEGAKCITSGLDIISDYQF from the coding sequence ATGAATAACTTTGAACTATTTAAACTAAAAAAAGCTGGACTAACTAATCTCAACATCAACAAGGTCTTGGCTTATAGAGAAAAATATGGTAAACAATTGTCCATTCGGAATATTGCTGTTGTCTCAGAGTGCAAGAATCCAATTCTTTTTATGGAAAATTATAAGAGTTTAGATTTAAAAGCTTGCAGACAAGAGTTTAATAAGTACCCATCCCTATCCATTTTAGACGATAGCTATCCCTTGGCATTAAAACAGATTTATAATCCACCCGTCCTCTTATTTTATCAAGGTGATTTGGAACTCTTAGACAAGCCCAAGCTAGCTGTGGTAGGGACACGAACTGCCAGTAAAAATGGTATCCAATCCGTCCGAAAGATTCTAAAAGAACTCAACAATCGCTTTGTTATTGTTAGCGGTCTAGCGAGAGGAATTGACACAGCAGCTCATATTGCCAGCCTAAAGAATGGCGGACAAACGATTGCTGTTGTTGGAGCTGGCTTGGATATAGTCTACCCAAAGGAAAATAAGGAACTACAACACTATATTGGAAAGAATCATTTACTCCTAACAGAGTACGAACCGAGTGCCAAACCTCTCAAATTTCATTTTCCAGAGCGCAATCGTATTATTGCTGGTTTGGTTGAAGGTTTGGTAGTTTGCGAAGCCAAAATGCGGTCTGGTAGTTTGATTACCTGTGAAAGAGCTTTGGAGGAAGGTAGAGAAGTTTATGCCATTCCAGGATCTATTTTAGATGGAAAATCAGATGGTTGTCACCATTTGATACAGGAAGGTGCCAAATGTATTACAAGTGGTTTGGATATCATTTCAGATTATCAATTTTAA
- the topA gene encoding type I DNA topoisomerase, protein MATKSVSKKKTAAKKNLVIVESPAKAKTIEKYLGKNYKVVASVGHIRDLKKSSMSIDFENNYAPEYINIRGKGPLINSLKKEAKSAKKVFLASDPDREGEAISWHLAHILGLDENDKNRVVFNEITKDAVKNAFQEPRTINFDLVDAQQARRVLDRIVGYSISPILWKKVKKGLSAGRVQSVALKLIIDRENEISQFKPEEYWTIDGTFKKGSEKFQASFYGLDGKKTKIENNEQVQNILSRLTGDDFLVEQVERKERRRNAPLPYTTSTMQMDAANKINFRTRKTMMVAQQLYEGVSLGTGGTQGLITYMRTDSTRISPVAQTQAAAFITERFGVKYSKHGNKIKNASGAQDAHEAIRPSNVNLTPESIAKYLDKDQLRLYTLIWNRFVASQMAAAVFDTMSVRLGQNGVIFAANGSQVKFDGYMAVYNDSDKNKMLPDMEEGDTVVRLSTKPEQHFTQPPARYSEATLIKTLEENGVGRPSTYAPTIETIQKRYYVKLVSKRFEPTELGEIVNKLIVEFFPDIVNVKFTADMEQKLDDVEVGKEQWQKVINSFYLPFKVELAKAEQEMEKIQIKDEPAGFACEVCGHEMVIKLGRFGKFYACSNFPDCRNTKQITKEIGVTCPICQKGQVIERKSKRNRLFYGCDRYPECEFTSWDKPVGRSCPKCEHHLVEKKVRGGGKQVVCPSGDYEEEKVK, encoded by the coding sequence ATGGCAACAAAATCAGTGAGCAAGAAAAAGACAGCAGCCAAGAAAAATTTAGTTATTGTTGAGTCGCCAGCTAAGGCCAAGACAATAGAGAAATATCTTGGTAAAAACTATAAAGTGGTAGCTTCGGTTGGGCATATCCGTGACTTGAAAAAATCCAGTATGTCCATTGACTTTGAGAATAACTACGCACCTGAGTACATTAATATTCGTGGTAAGGGACCTTTGATCAATTCTTTGAAAAAAGAAGCTAAAAGTGCCAAGAAAGTCTTTCTTGCAAGTGACCCGGATCGAGAAGGAGAAGCTATTTCCTGGCATTTAGCCCATATTTTGGGTTTGGACGAAAACGACAAGAATCGTGTTGTCTTCAATGAGATTACCAAGGATGCGGTAAAGAATGCCTTTCAAGAACCTCGGACCATTAACTTTGATCTGGTTGATGCCCAGCAAGCTCGTCGTGTTTTGGATCGTATTGTTGGATATTCAATCTCTCCTATTCTATGGAAGAAAGTTAAGAAAGGATTGTCTGCAGGGCGCGTTCAATCTGTTGCTCTTAAACTGATTATTGATCGTGAGAATGAAATCAGTCAATTTAAGCCAGAAGAATACTGGACTATTGACGGAACCTTTAAAAAAGGTAGTGAGAAGTTTCAGGCGTCATTCTATGGTTTGGATGGTAAAAAGACTAAAATTGAGAATAACGAGCAAGTGCAGAATATTCTGTCTCGTCTCACTGGGGATGACTTCTTGGTAGAACAAGTGGAGCGTAAAGAGCGTAGACGTAATGCTCCACTTCCTTACACGACCTCAACCATGCAGATGGATGCAGCCAATAAAATCAATTTCCGTACTCGCAAGACCATGATGGTTGCTCAGCAGCTTTATGAAGGAGTCAGCTTGGGAACAGGTGGGACGCAAGGTCTGATTACCTATATGCGTACAGACTCAACTCGCATCAGTCCTGTTGCTCAGACTCAAGCAGCGGCATTTATCACAGAACGATTTGGGGTCAAATATTCTAAACATGGGAATAAGATTAAAAATGCAAGTGGTGCTCAAGATGCCCATGAAGCTATCCGACCTTCAAATGTCAATCTAACACCAGAATCAATCGCAAAATACCTAGATAAAGACCAGCTGCGTCTCTATACGCTCATTTGGAATCGTTTTGTAGCTAGTCAGATGGCTGCCGCAGTATTTGATACCATGAGTGTACGTCTAGGACAAAATGGCGTTATCTTTGCTGCTAACGGAAGTCAAGTTAAATTTGATGGCTATATGGCAGTTTATAACGATTCTGATAAAAATAAGATGTTGCCAGATATGGAAGAAGGGGATACGGTTGTTCGCCTCTCAACAAAGCCAGAGCAACATTTTACCCAACCACCAGCTCGCTATTCTGAAGCTACCTTGATTAAAACTTTGGAAGAAAATGGAGTTGGTCGGCCGTCTACTTATGCTCCAACCATTGAAACAATCCAAAAACGCTATTATGTTAAATTGGTATCCAAACGATTCGAACCAACAGAATTGGGAGAGATTGTCAATAAGCTAATTGTTGAGTTCTTCCCAGATATTGTTAATGTTAAGTTTACAGCGGATATGGAGCAAAAGCTAGATGATGTTGAAGTTGGAAAAGAGCAGTGGCAGAAGGTTATTAACAGTTTCTACCTACCATTTAAGGTTGAATTGGCAAAAGCTGAGCAAGAAATGGAGAAAATCCAAATCAAGGATGAGCCAGCAGGCTTTGCTTGTGAAGTTTGTGGACATGAAATGGTTATCAAATTGGGACGATTTGGAAAATTCTATGCATGTAGTAACTTTCCAGATTGTCGCAATACCAAGCAAATTACAAAAGAAATTGGGGTAACTTGCCCCATCTGCCAAAAAGGACAAGTCATTGAGCGTAAGAGCAAACGCAATCGTCTCTTTTATGGCTGTGACCGTTATCCGGAGTGCGAATTTACTTCGTGGGATAAACCAGTAGGCCGTTCTTGTCCAAAATGTGAGCATCATCTTGTAGAAAAGAAAGTTCGTGGTGGTGGCAAACAAGTTGTTTGTCCTAGCGGAGATTACGAAGAGGAGAAAGTCAAATAA
- the rplJ gene encoding 50S ribosomal protein L10 has product MSEAIIAKKAELVNAVAEQMKAATSIVVVDARGLTVEQDTVLRRNLRGAEVEYKVIKNSILRRAAEQAGLEGLTELFVGPSAVAFSNDAVAPAKTIYDFAKTADALEIKGGAVEGKVSSKEEIEALATLPNREGMLSMLLSVLQAPVRNVAYAVKAVAEKEDAA; this is encoded by the coding sequence ATGAGTGAAGCTATTATCGCTAAAAAAGCGGAATTAGTAAATGCCGTTGCTGAGCAAATGAAAGCTGCAACATCTATCGTTGTTGTAGATGCTCGTGGTTTGACAGTTGAACAAGATACAGTTCTTCGTCGTAACTTGCGTGGTGCAGAAGTTGAGTACAAAGTTATCAAAAACTCAATCTTGCGTCGTGCTGCTGAGCAAGCTGGTCTTGAAGGTCTTACAGAATTGTTTGTAGGTCCATCTGCAGTTGCATTCTCAAATGATGCAGTTGCTCCAGCCAAAACAATTTATGATTTCGCAAAAACTGCTGATGCTCTTGAAATCAAGGGTGGTGCTGTAGAAGGTAAAGTTTCTTCTAAAGAAGAAATTGAAGCACTTGCTACATTGCCAAACCGCGAAGGCATGCTTTCTATGTTGCTTTCTGTACTTCAAGCGCCAGTTCGCAACGTTGCATACGCTGTCAAAGCTGTTGCAGAAAAAGAAGACGCTGCTTAA
- the rplL gene encoding 50S ribosomal protein L7/L12 — protein MALNIENIIAEIKEATILELNDLVKAIEEEFGVTAAAPVAVAAVGGAAEETKDSFDVELTSAGDKKVGVIKVVREITGLGLKEAKELVDGAPALVKEGVATAEAEEIKAKLEEAGASVTLK, from the coding sequence ATGGCATTGAACATTGAAAATATTATTGCTGAAATTAAAGAAGCTACTATCCTTGAGCTTAACGACCTTGTTAAAGCTATCGAAGAGGAATTTGGTGTAACTGCGGCTGCTCCTGTAGCTGTTGCTGCGGTTGGTGGTGCTGCAGAAGAAACTAAAGACTCATTTGACGTAGAATTGACATCTGCTGGCGATAAAAAAGTTGGCGTTATCAAGGTTGTACGTGAAATCACTGGTCTTGGTCTTAAAGAAGCTAAAGAACTTGTTGACGGTGCACCAGCGCTTGTTAAAGAAGGTGTTGCAACAGCTGAAGCTGAAGAAATCAAAGCTAAATTGGAAGAAGCTGGCGCTTCAGTTACTCTTAAATAA
- the dcm gene encoding DNA (cytosine-5-)-methyltransferase — protein MKFLDLFAGIGGFRLGLTRQGHECIGFCEIDKFARKSYKAIYETKGEIEFHDIRQVTDQDFRQLRGQVDIICGGFPCQAFSLAGRRLGFEDTRGTLFFEIARAAKQIQPRFLFLENVKGLLSHDKGETFRTILATLDELGYDVEWQVLNSKDFHVPQNRERIFIIGHSRRYCPRFLFPLRGENSSAGLERLGNVNLSGKGMNGEVYLSRGLAPTLTRGKGEGTKIAIPVLTPDRLEKRQHGRRFKGNDDPMFTLTSQDRHGVVVAGTLPTSFIQTGRVYDLSGLSPTLTTMQGGDKVPKILCREEAPHLKIREATKLGYAKAIVGDSVNLAYPESTKRRGRVGKGISNTLTTSDNMGVVVAALEYRKDKWYEVTGIILDGKLYRLRIRRLTPRECFRLQGFPDWAFERAESVSSKSQLYKQAGNSVTVTVIEAIAREFRKIEEEENHEIIT, from the coding sequence ATGAAGTTTTTAGATTTGTTTGCAGGAATTGGAGGCTTTCGACTGGGATTAACCCGTCAGGGCCATGAGTGTATTGGCTTTTGTGAGATTGACAAGTTTGCGAGGAAATCTTACAAGGCCATCTATGAGACCAAAGGAGAAATAGAATTTCATGATATTAGACAAGTCACAGATCAGGACTTTAGACAACTTAGAGGGCAAGTGGACATCATCTGTGGGGGATTCCCTTGTCAGGCATTTTCACTCGCAGGCAGACGATTGGGATTTGAGGATACTAGGGGAACTTTGTTCTTCGAGATTGCTCGAGCGGCCAAACAGATCCAACCACGTTTTTTATTCCTCGAAAATGTCAAGGGCTTACTCAGTCACGACAAGGGAGAGACATTTCGAACAATCCTCGCCACATTGGATGAGTTGGGGTATGATGTTGAATGGCAGGTGCTTAACAGTAAAGATTTCCACGTGCCGCAAAACCGGGAAAGAATTTTTATTATCGGACATTCTAGAAGATACTGTCCCCGATTCCTATTTCCTCTCAGAGGAGAAAACAGCTCAGCTGGTCTTGAACGATTAGGCAATGTTAATCTGTCAGGCAAAGGGATGAATGGAGAAGTCTATTTATCACGTGGGCTAGCACCAACCTTAACCAGAGGAAAAGGTGAGGGAACTAAAATTGCCATTCCTGTTTTAACTCCTGATAGGCTAGAAAAACGCCAACATGGGAGACGCTTTAAAGGGAACGATGATCCGATGTTTACTTTAACTAGCCAAGATCGGCATGGTGTAGTTGTCGCAGGAACTTTACCAACTTCTTTTATCCAAACTGGACGAGTCTATGACCTTTCAGGGCTTTCTCCAACGTTGACAACCATGCAAGGAGGGGATAAAGTTCCTAAGATTCTCTGTCGTGAAGAAGCGCCACATTTGAAAATTAGGGAAGCGACCAAACTAGGCTATGCCAAGGCAATAGTGGGAGATTCTGTCAACCTTGCTTACCCAGAGTCTACCAAACGCAGAGGACGAGTGGGAAAGGGGATTTCAAATACCTTAACCACTTCTGACAATATGGGAGTGGTTGTTGCTGCTTTGGAGTACCGTAAGGACAAGTGGTATGAAGTGACTGGAATAATCCTAGATGGAAAACTGTATCGTTTGAGAATCAGACGCCTAACCCCAAGAGAGTGTTTTAGGTTACAAGGATTTCCTGACTGGGCTTTTGAGAGGGCAGAAAGTGTTTCAAGTAAAAGTCAGTTGTATAAACAAGCAGGCAATAGCGTGACCGTCACTGTTATCGAGGCCATTGCTAGAGAATTTAGAAAGATTGAAGAGGAAGAAAACCATGAAATTATTACATAG
- a CDS encoding thioredoxin domain-containing protein — MLEIYLSRNNSRNQKLLSFCDSHGISYSSKEVSHLSREELLRLFTKSSDCFTLLSPSLLRFKGHREMKLSELVTLVLRKPDQNLRLPIVVCEDNVYPDMSLEEARTFLPRSQKVVSFREHLFKDMTT, encoded by the coding sequence ATGTTAGAAATCTATTTAAGTCGAAATAACAGTCGGAATCAGAAACTCCTGTCTTTTTGTGACTCGCATGGTATTTCCTACTCCAGTAAAGAAGTGAGTCATCTATCACGTGAGGAATTACTGAGGTTGTTTACCAAAAGCAGTGATTGTTTTACGCTCTTATCCCCTTCGCTACTACGATTTAAAGGTCATAGAGAGATGAAATTGAGTGAGTTAGTGACGTTAGTTCTACGGAAACCTGACCAGAATCTTCGTCTCCCAATTGTGGTTTGTGAGGATAACGTGTATCCCGATATGAGTTTAGAAGAAGCGAGAACCTTTCTTCCGAGAAGTCAAAAAGTGGTTTCCTTTCGTGAACATCTTTTTAAGGACATGACGACATAA
- a CDS encoding transcriptional regulator has translation MNERFWENLEIIVMEKGLSWADLARQMFKGQYVYPSEFKRLYQTFRHYKSHRLMPQVKWVEKIVSVLEIDYEDLFRR, from the coding sequence ATGAACGAACGCTTTTGGGAAAATTTGGAAATTATCGTTATGGAAAAAGGACTGTCATGGGCTGACCTTGCTCGACAGATGTTTAAGGGGCAATACGTTTATCCCAGTGAATTTAAGCGCCTCTACCAAACCTTTCGTCACTACAAATCTCATCGCCTGATGCCACAAGTGAAATGGGTGGAGAAAATAGTGAGTGTTTTAGAGATTGACTATGAAGATTTGTTTAGGAGGTAG
- a CDS encoding CPBP family intramembrane glutamic endopeptidase, with product MKRLVVMYGVIHVNVLLVSLYLVGWLNGAWLPVLQVTFLALLLWSWKRYQIPKRNLSFKERGLWVCGSLGVMVSIALIMSALFSGSEPNQETLVTVQDQIPVLSFILFLLNASVVEEVFYREVLWGVLSQPMNQVVLTSFLFALAHHPSSLFTWVLYGSLGLTLGVVRGQTDCLTSTLIHLSWNGIVFFLSLL from the coding sequence ATGAAACGTTTAGTAGTCATGTACGGAGTCATTCATGTCAATGTACTCCTAGTGAGTTTGTACCTAGTTGGTTGGCTAAATGGGGCATGGTTACCTGTTTTACAAGTGACGTTTCTAGCCCTGCTATTGTGGAGCTGGAAAAGGTACCAGATACCTAAAAGAAACCTATCCTTTAAGGAGAGAGGGCTTTGGGTGTGTGGTAGTCTAGGTGTCATGGTAAGTATTGCTCTTATTATGAGTGCTCTATTTTCAGGAAGCGAACCAAACCAAGAAACGTTAGTGACTGTTCAAGACCAGATTCCTGTTCTGTCCTTTATTCTTTTTCTCCTTAATGCCAGTGTTGTGGAAGAAGTCTTTTATAGAGAGGTGTTGTGGGGAGTCTTGTCTCAACCAATGAATCAAGTCGTGTTAACGAGTTTCCTCTTTGCCTTAGCCCACCACCCCTCTAGTTTATTCACTTGGGTGCTTTATGGGAGTTTAGGTCTCACACTTGGTGTGGTGAGAGGGCAAACAGACTGCTTGACGTCCACGCTTATTCACCTGTCTTGGAATGGAATCGTCTTTTTCCTATCTTTATTGT